A genomic region of Parambassis ranga chromosome 7, fParRan2.1, whole genome shotgun sequence contains the following coding sequences:
- the adnpb gene encoding activity-dependent neuroprotector homeobox b: MFQLPVNNLGSLRKARKNVKKVLGDIGLEFCRDHLEDYKDFTPPEVYIKHTSWEDVCMWEPSHTKVQDYRSKPFCCSGCLFSSKYFSAYKSHFRNVHSEDFENNILLNCPYCTYNGNKKTLETHIKLFHMPNNTVRQGPGGMVAGAGGIIIKDGVVKRTGDSVEQAVYYCKKCTYRDPLYNVVRKHIYREHFQQVAQPYIVKPGEKANAQNGNAESNNTNNVSSNQIHCKKCLFVPRTYEALVQHVIEDHERIGYQVTAMIGHTSVIIPRPKPIIMMPPKTQGDRTIIGMGPKGAVMATTRSPSSHQLGRVINASKAGFNSQSLLSGLKHEALGLKAGTTQSFSIGSQQVRVTLPGNAQVSVPQQSHAAKQLITGSLRSPVMVNASSSLKSNPLGSRVQAAATTVASVTAKKGGSSVLGTSYTQKWKICTICNELFPENVYSSHFEKEHKAEKVPAVANYIMKIHNFTSKCLYCNRYLPSDTLLNHMLIHGLSCPHCRATFNDVEKMVAHMRLSHPDERVGPRTDSPLTFDLTLQQGNPKNVQLIVTTYNMRDAPEESVAFHAQNNTSVSSTLSTSLLSGKRLMPQHPPKTPSVGTDSAPIKTPPQASVPYKRDVGKTLCPLCFSILKGPISDSLAHHLRERHQVIQTVHPVEKKLTYKCIHCLGVYTSNMTASTITLHLVHCRGVGKSHNGQDSRATHSSRVSQAQSSALKRASFDSSDTSAPKRRRPGPPGERAHPLDNRGPTTFVEDPDEPVVLALDPKGHENQSYESKKAFLTEYFNRAPYPTQREVEKLAASLWLWKTDISSHFVNRRRKCIQECETQGSSVLLGFSMHELSKLSHELAFDQGGAFEGRHSKQRTSRRRMGLSEQALQRHRELVAANGGVAPLLEREWPTRNTSAPKPHSASRDQTKTINSTLLQKMPLDLSEPIAIDSDSDEEELQRDNKEPEGKVDLHGNQQLSGTQKMEPRTGAKIISDLDDMSDDDEEDDDEDDDDDDDEDEGIHVENGFGPTDGSGRPPAKGRDTLPIIIPKFVPSSARSGRDGAQLGKQQV; the protein is encoded by the coding sequence GACTACAGATCGAAACCATTCTGCTGCTCTGGCTGCCTCTTTTCATCCAAGTACTTCTCTGCATACAAGAGCCACTTTCGCAATGTACACAGCGAGGACTTTGAAAACAACATTCTGCTCAACTGCCCCTACTGCACTTACAATGGAAATAAAAAGACTCTGGAAACGCACATCAAACTTTTCCACATGCCTAATAACACAGTGCGGCAGGGCCCTGGTGGAATGGTGGCGGGAGCTGGTGGCATCATCATAAAGGACGGGGTGGTGAAAAGGACCGGGGACAGCGTGGAACAGGCCGTGTACTACTGCAAAAAGTGCACCTACCGGGACCCTTTGTACAATGTGGTGCGAAAGCACATCTACCGGGAACACTTTCAGCAAGTGGCCCAGCCCTATATAGTAAAACCAGGAGAGAAGGCAAATGCTCAGAATGGAAACGCAGAGAGTAATAACACGAACAATGTTAGCAGTAACCAGATTCACTGCAAGAAGTGTCTGTTCGTTCCACGGACTTACGAGGCACTTGTTCAGCACGTCATAGAGGACCACGAACGAATTGGCTACCAGGTGACTGCAATGATTGGGCACACCAGTGTGATCATCCCTCGTCCCAAACCCATTATCATGATGCCCCCTAAAACCCAGGGAGACCGGACCATCATTGGAATGGGCCCTAAAGGTGCAGTAATGGCCACTACGAGGTCTCCTAGTTCACATCAGCTAGGTCGCGTTATCAACGCGTCGAAGGCCGGCTTCAACTCCCAGAGTCTTTTATCTGGATTGAAGCATGAGGCATTAGGTCTAAAGGCCGGGACAACACAGTCATTCTCCATCGGCAGCCAGCAGGTCAGAGTTACCTTACCTGGGAATGCCCAGGTTTCTGTGCCCCAGCAGTCACATGCAGCCAAGCAGCTAATTACTGGCAGCCTGCGGAGCCCAGTTATGGTCAATGCCTCTTCTTCACTCAAGTCCAACCCTCTTGGTTCACGTGTTCAGGCAGCAGCTACCACTGTGGCGTCTGTCACGGCCAAGAAAGGAGGCTCCTCAGTTCTCGGCACGTcatacacacagaaatggaAAATCTGCACCATCTGCAATGAGCTCTTCCCAGAGAACGTCTACAGTTCTCATTTTGAGAAAGAGCACAAAGCTGAGAAGGTGCCAGCTGTGGCCAACTATATCATGAAGATCCACAATTTCACCAGCAAGTGTCTCTACTGCAACCGTTATCTCCCCAGTGACACATTGTTAAACCACATGCTGATTCACGGTCTGTCTTGCCCACATTGCCGTGCAACCTTCAATGATGTTGAGAAGATGGTAGCTCACATGCGGCTGTCGCATCCAGATGAGAGGGTTGGCCCACGCACAGACTCccccctgacctttgacctcactctgcagcaggGCAATCCCAAAAATGTTCAGCTGATTGTCACTACATACAACATGAGAGATGCTCCTGAGGAGTCTGTGGCGTTTCATGCGCAAAACAACACCTCTGTGTCATCAACCTTGTCCACCTCTCTATTATCAGGCAAGAGGTTAATGCCTCAGCACCCTCCCAAAACGCCATCAGTGGGTACTGACAGTGCACCAATCAAGACTCCTCCACAGGCTTCTGTGCCCTACAAGAGGGATGTAGGTAAGACACTGtgtcctctctgcttctctaTCCTCAAAGGCCCAATCTCAGACTCACTGGCCCACCACCTGAGAGAGAGGCACCAGGTGATTCAGACAGTCCACCCAGTAGAAAAGAAACTCACCTACAAGTGTATTCATTGCTTGGGGGTTTATACAAGTAACATGACAGCCTCTACCATAACCCTTCATCTGGTGCACTGTCGAGGTGTAGGGAAGTCCCACAATGGGCAGGACAGCCGAGCCACTCATTCTTCTCGCGTCAGCCAGGCCCAGAGCAGTGCTCTCAAGCGGGCCAGCTTTGATAGTTCGGACACTAGTGCACCAAAACGACGGAGGCCAGGGCCTCCAGGGGAACGAGCCCATCCTCTGGATAACCGCGGCCCAACAACTTTTGTAGAAGATCCTGATGAACCTGTAGTTCTGGCTCTTGACCCCAAAGGACACGAAAACCAGTCGTATGAATCCAAGAAGGCATTCCTGACAGAGTATTTCAATCGAGCACCATATCCTACACAGCGGGAGGTGGAGAAGCTGGCCGCCAGCTTGTGGTTGTGGAAGACTGACATCTCGAGCCACTTCgtcaacaggaggaggaaatgtaTTCAGGAATGTGAAACCCAGGGCTCCAGCGTGTTGCTCGGTTTCAGTATGCACGAGCTCAGCAAGTTGAGTCATGAGCTGGCGTTTGACCAGGGCGGTGCGTTCGAGGGCAGACATAGCAAGCAGCGGACATCCAGGAGGCGTATGGGGCTATCTGAGCAGGCTCTCCAGAGGCATAGGGAGCTTGTGGCTGCTAATGGTGGTGTGGCTCCACTACTGGAGAGAGAGTGGCCAACCAGGAATACATCTGCTCCCAAACCCCATAGTGCCAGCAGAGACCAAACCAAGACAATCAATAGCACCTTACTACAGAAAATGCCTCTAGACCTCTCTGAGCCCATTGCCATtgactctgacagtgatgaagaagagctgcagaggGATAACAAGGAACCAGAGGGAAAAGTAGATCTCCATGGTAACCAACAGCTTAGTGGAACTCAGAAAATGGAGCCAAGGACAGGGGCCAAGATAATTTCAGATCTAGATGATATGTCAGACGAcgatgaagaagatgatgacgaggatgatgatgacgacgatgaCGAAGATGAAGGAATACATGTAGAGAATGGCTTCGGGCCCACAGACGGCTCAGGAAGACCGCCTGCTAAAGGAAGAGACACTCTACCCATCATTATTCCCAAGTTTGTTCCATCATCTGCAAGAAGCGGCAGAGACGGGGCCCAGCTGGGCAAACAGCAGGTCTGA